A DNA window from Zingiber officinale cultivar Zhangliang chromosome 3A, Zo_v1.1, whole genome shotgun sequence contains the following coding sequences:
- the LOC122052707 gene encoding auxin-responsive protein IAA1-like, translated as MSTTETAHSSTESDASGLDYEETQLTLAPPGASRSDPERKRGLSDDDLPSDSSQGASIKPPQSKAQVVGWPPVRSFRRNALKSFTYVKVAVDGAPYLRKVDLEAYAGYQQLLTALEEMFSCFTARNYPNERRLVDPVSGAEYVPTYEDKDGDWMLVGDVPWKMFVASCKRLRLMKISEAINLAPRAPQGCTKEQ; from the exons ATGTCGACGACGGAGACAGCGCACAGCTCCACTGAATCTGATGCCTCCGGCCTCGACTACGAAGAGACGCAGCTCACGCTCGCCCCGCCCGGTGCCTCCAGATCCGACCCTGAAAGGAAGCGAGGCCTATCGGACGACGATCTCCCTTCCGATTCCTCCCAAGGAGCCTCCATCAAACCTCCACAATCCAA GGCTCAAGTGGTGGGATGGCCGCCGGTGAGGTCGTTCCGGCGAAACGCGCTCAAGAGCTTCACCTACGTGAAGGTGGCCGTCGACGGTGCGCCGTACCTTCGTAAGGTTGACCTGGAGGCATATGCTGGATACCAGCAGTTGCTTACTGCCCTCGAGGAAATGTTCTCTTGCTTCACTGCCC GCAATTATCCCAATGAGAGGAGGCTGGTTGATCCTGTGAGTGGCGCAGAGTATGTGCCGACTTATGAGGACAAAGATGGTGATTGGATGCTCGTCGGTGATGTTCCCTGGAA AATGTTCGTTGCTTCATGCAAGCGTCTTAGGTTAATGAAAATCTCTGAAGCTATCAATTTAG CTCCAAGAGCACCACAAGGATGCACCAAAGAACAGTGA
- the LOC122052708 gene encoding uncharacterized protein LOC122052708, translated as MALWTSPLPPIPFGSRWSESSSRIRALSSDVPVPDFLSSDWLQSRKKRPFGPKLEFSAEEAIQCQIDALKYNDQPRPDYGIEVMYRFAGFDPFERSTYFGPFFDLGQFERFRRIFHHPTYRVLLAHKERSILSNLWVKENRFKQRVWIRGSRPEEEEIFEFTMVQRIGGSWDGYWLTESLVHDGDGFSGGLAY; from the exons ATGGCGCTGTGGACGTCTCCGCTTCCACCGATCCCCTTCGGAAGCCGCTGGTCAGAATCCTCATCTCGCATCCGAGCTTTGTCGTCGGACGTTCCCGTTCCGGATTTCCTCTCCTCCGATTG GCTTCAATCTCGCAAGAAAAGGCCCTTTGGTCCTAAGTTGGAA TTCAGTGCAGAAGAAGCTATACAATGCCAAATTGATGCATTAAAATATAATGATCAACCTCGCCCAGACTATGGAATAGAAGTCATGTACAGG TTTGCTGGATTTGATCCTTTTGAAAGGTCGACCTACTTTGGACCATTCTTTGACCTAGGACAG TTTGAACGCTTTCGGCGAATCTTTCACCATCCAACATATCGGGTTTTGCTTGCTCACAAGGAAAGGAGCATCTTGAGCAACTTATGGGTGAAAGAG AACCGATTCAAGCAACGAGTTTGGATCCGAGGGTCACGCccggaggaagaagagatcttTGAATTTACAATGGTTCAG AGGATTGGTGGTTCCTGGGATGGATATTGGTTAACAGAGAGCTTGGTTCATGACGGGGATGGATTTTCTGGTGGGCTTGCCTATTAG